Proteins encoded by one window of Anaeromyxobacter diazotrophicus:
- a CDS encoding NAD(P) transhydrogenase subunit alpha, whose amino-acid sequence MHGTSLIELYVFVLAGFVGFQVITKVPALLHTPLMSATNAISAISLVGSLVAAGSDQNRVATWLGFVAVTAATINVVGGFLITDRMLKMFRHAEKPKAKEVKA is encoded by the coding sequence ATGCACGGAACGTCACTGATCGAGCTCTACGTCTTCGTCCTGGCCGGCTTCGTCGGGTTCCAGGTCATCACCAAGGTCCCGGCGCTGCTGCACACGCCGCTCATGAGCGCCACCAACGCCATCAGCGCCATCTCGCTCGTCGGCTCGCTGGTGGCGGCCGGCTCGGACCAGAACCGAGTCGCCACCTGGCTCGGCTTCGTCGCGGTGACCGCCGCCACCATCAACGTGGTGGGCGGGTTCCTCATCACCGACCGCATGCTGAAGATGTTCCGCCACGCGGAGAAGCCGAAGGCGAAGGAGGTGAAGGCGTGA